The following proteins come from a genomic window of Haliaeetus albicilla chromosome 23, bHalAlb1.1, whole genome shotgun sequence:
- the SLITRK4 gene encoding SLIT and NTRK-like protein 4, protein MFLWLFLVLSSPVSSTTADADISVEICNVCSCVSVENVLYVNCEKVAVYRPNQLKPPWSNFYHLNFQNNLLIILYPNSFLNFTHAVSLQLGNNKLQNIEGGAFMGLSALKQLHLNNNELKILRADTFLGIENLEYLQADYNLIKFIERGAFNKLHKLKVLILNDNLISFLPDNIFRFASLTHLDIRGNRIQKLPYIGVLEHIGRIVELQLEDNPWNCTCDLLPLKAWLENMPYNIYIGEAICETPSDLYGRLLKETNKQELCSMGTGSDFDVRILPPSQLEPGYSTPNGHTTQTSVHRLVTKPPKATNPSKISGIVAGKALSNRNLSQIVSYQTRVPPLTPCPVPCVCKTHPSDLGLSVNCQERNIESMAELVPKPLNAKKLHVNGNYIKDVDTTDFVEFEGLDLLHLGSNRISVIKGEVFRNLTNLRRLYLNGNQIERLSPEMFAGLHNLQYLYLEYNVIKEILAGTFDLMPNLQLLYLNNNLLRSLPAYIFAGAPLARLNLRNNHFMYLPVSGVLDQLKSLTQIDLEGNPWDCTCDLVALKLWLEKLNEGIVVKELKCETPVQFANIELKSLKNEILCPKLLNKPSALFTSPMPAVTFTTPLGPVRSPPGGPVPLSILILSILVVLILTVFVAFCLLVFVLRRNKKPTVKHEGIGNQECSSMQLQLRKHDHKSNKKDGLGAEAFIPQTIEQMSKSHTCGLKESETGFTFADPPGQKVILRNINDKEKDLLHVDTRKRLSTIDELDELFPGRDSNVFIQNFLESKKEYNSIGVSGFEIRYPEKLQDKKTKKSLIGGNHSKIVVEQRKSEYFELKAKLQGSPDYLQVLEEQTALNKI, encoded by the coding sequence ATGTTTCTGTGGCTCTTTCTGGTTCTGTCATCTCCAGTTTCTTCTACAACTGCAGATGCTGATATATCTGTGGAAATTTGCAATGTTTGCTCCTGTGTGTCAGTTGAAAATGTACTCTATGTCAACTGTGAGAAGGTTGCAGTCTACAGACCAAATCAGCTTAAGCCACCATGGTCTAATTTTTACCACCTCAACTTTCAAAACAACCTGCTAATTATTCTATATCCAAATTCCTTTCTTAATTTTACACATGCAGTGTCCTTGCAACTGGGTAATAATAAGTTACAGAACATTGAGGGAGGGGCCTTTATGGGTCTTAGTGCATTAAAACAGTTGCATTTGAACAACAATGAATTAAAGATTCTCCGAGCTGACACTTTCCTTGGCATAGAGAACTTGGAGTATCTCCAAGCTGACTACAATTTAATCAAGTTTATTGAACGGGGAGCCTTCAATAAGCTTCACAAGCTGAAAGTCCTGATCCTTAATGACAATCTGATTTCATTCCTTCCCGATAATATTTTTCGATTTGCTTCTCTAACCCATCTGGATATACGAGGGAATCGAATACAGAAGCTTCCATACATTGGAGTTCTGGAACACATTGGGCGAATTGTTGAATTGCAGCTGGAAGACAACCCCTGGAATTGTACTTGTGATTTGTTGCCTTTGAAAGCCTGGCTGGAGAACATGCCCTACAACATCTACATTGGAGAAGCTATCTGTGAAACACCCAGTGACTTGTATGGAAGGCTGCTGAAAGAAACCAACAAGCAAGAGCTGTGCTCCATGGGGACGGGGAGCGATTTTGACGTGCGCATTCTGCCTCCCTCACAGCTGGAGCCCGGTTACAGCACACCGAACGGCCACACGACTCAAACGTCAGTGCACAGATTAGTCACCAAGCCGCCAAAGGCTACGAATCCTTCGAAGATCTCGGGGATAGTAGCAGGCAAAGCACTATCTAATCGCAATCTCAGTCAAATTGTATCTTATCAGACCAGGGTGCCTCCTTTAACTCCTTGTCCGGTCCCCTGTGTTTGCAAAACGCATCCTTCAGACTTGGGATTAAGTGTAAATTGCCAAGAAAGAAATATAGAGTCGATGGCCGAACTCGTACCAAAACCTTTAAATGCCAAGAAACTGCATGTAAATGGCAATTATATTAAGGATGTGGACACTACAGATTTCGTTGAGTTTGAGGGGCTGGATTTGCTACATTTAGGCAGCAATCGGATTTCAGTGATCAAAGGAGAAGTTTTCCGCAACCTTACAAATTTACGGAGATTGTATCTCAATGGCAATCAGATAGAGCGTCTGAGCCCAGAAATGTTTGCTGGCCTCCACAACTTGCAATATCTCTATTTGGAATACAATGTTATCAAAGAAATCCTAGCAGGCACCTTTGACTTAATGCCAAATTTGCAGTTGCTCTACCTAAACAACAATCTTCTACGAAGCTTGCCAGCGTACATTTTTGCTGGTGCACCACTTGCTAGACTGAATCTGAGGAACAATCATTTCATGTATTTACCTGTAAGTGGCGTTCTTGATCAGCTAAAATCTCTTACGCAAATTGATTTGGAAGGTAATCCATGGGACTGCACTTGTGATTTAGTTGCTTTAAAACTGTGGCTTGAAAAACTAAATGAAGGTATTGTGGTGAAGGAATTGAAATGTGAAACACCTGTACAGTTTGCTAACATTGAACTTAAGTCTCTGAAAAATGAGATCCTCTGTCCTAAACTTTTAAACAAGCCATCTGCTCTGTTCACTAGTCCTATGCCCGCTGTTACTTTTACAACACCACTGGGACCAGTTCGGAGTCCTCCTGGTGGCCCAGTTCCGTTGTCCATCCTGATCTTAAGCATTTTAGTTGTGCTTATTTTAACAgtgtttgttgctttttgtcttcttgtttttGTGCTTCGGCGCAACAAAAAACCAACTGTAAAGCATGAAGGGATTGGAAATCAAGAATGCAGTTCTATGCAGCTGCAGCTAAGAAAGCACGATCACAAGTCAAACAAAAAAGATGGACTAGGTGCAGAGGCCTTCATTCCTCAAACCATTGAGCAGATGAGCAAAAGCCATACCTGTGGCTTAAAAGAGTCTGAAACAGGCTTCACGTTTGCTGACCCACCAGGGCAAAAAGTCATTCTGAGAAATATTAATGacaaggagaaagatttattgCATGTGGATACCAGAAAAAGACTTAGCACAATCGATGAACTGGATGAGTTATTCCCTGGGAGGGATTCCAATGTAtttattcaaaattttcttGAAAGTAAAAAAGAGTACAACAGCATAGGGGTCAGTGGCTTTGAAATACGTTATCCAGAGAAACTACAAGACAAAAAAACTAAGAAATCTCTAATAGGTGGTAATCATAGTAAAATTGTAgtagaacaaagaaaaagtgaatATTTTGAACTAAAAGCTAAACTTCAAGGTTCACCTGACTACCTACAAGTCCTTGAAGAACAAACAGCTTTGAATAAAATATAG